The following proteins are encoded in a genomic region of Aquella oligotrophica:
- a CDS encoding helix-turn-helix transcriptional regulator has protein sequence MKKYLTMKDVLNITGISRATLYRHMNVIGDFPKPAFKVFDRLNRWSNEQIDQWLEQQRVELNG, from the coding sequence ATGAAAAAATATTTAACAATGAAAGATGTTCTGAATATTACTGGGATCTCGCGTGCTACTTTGTATCGCCACATGAATGTGATTGGGGATTTTCCAAAGCCTGCATTCAAGGTTTTTGACAGATTAAATAGATGGAGTAACGAACAAATAGATCAATGGCTTGAACAGCAGCGAGTAGAGTTGAATGGCTAA
- a CDS encoding helix-turn-helix domain-containing protein: MIVSAKITGDYTPVPNALLNSTFLDPIAKIIYMFLLSKGKRWIVINSYLAKALGISINTLKRYIQQLIDSGWISRKPRRNPNNGQLLGGYDYFLHNSPQKNPEELVVDNFENDPESYEKSVNFYNAVQPDRQNLTPNIKQNKNNIEKITNINQTQITVDNYSELEINAAKQYTASQPNVKNTDAYTRSVLKNNWHLPILNELLNSERKQRYKIFDTKKGDEAYRGLVKQIKKSALINELIAQQILTPARVIVGNPRKCLAPNYLGFLYWLYLNYPDICKFNTDEPEYLYIQFFTVLNPNKVPPNE, encoded by the coding sequence ATGATTGTATCTGCAAAAATTACCGGAGATTATACTCCAGTTCCCAATGCCTTATTAAACTCAACATTTTTAGATCCTATTGCCAAAATTATTTATATGTTTTTGCTCTCAAAAGGTAAACGATGGATTGTCATTAATAGTTATTTAGCCAAAGCATTAGGCATAAGTATAAATACGTTAAAACGTTATATTCAACAATTGATTGATTCTGGTTGGATAAGTCGAAAACCAAGACGAAATCCAAATAATGGTCAATTATTAGGTGGCTATGATTATTTTCTACATAATTCCCCTCAAAAAAACCCTGAAGAATTAGTTGTGGATAATTTCGAAAATGATCCTGAATCGTATGAGAAATCAGTCAATTTTTATAACGCTGTTCAACCGGATCGGCAAAATTTGACACCTAATATAAAACAAAATAAAAATAATATAGAAAAAATAACAAACATAAATCAGACCCAAATTACTGTGGATAACTATTCAGAGCTTGAAATAAATGCAGCTAAACAGTACACTGCTTCGCAACCAAATGTAAAAAATACTGATGCATATACGCGTTCGGTGCTAAAAAACAACTGGCATTTACCAATTTTGAATGAACTGCTTAACTCGGAAAGGAAACAAAGATATAAGATTTTTGATACTAAAAAAGGTGATGAAGCTTATCGCGGTTTAGTTAAACAAATCAAAAAATCTGCTTTAATCAACGAGTTGATAGCTCAACAAATTTTAACTCCAGCAAGAGTTATTGTTGGTAATCCGCGCAAATGTCTAGCACCAAATTATCTCGGCTTCCTGTATTGGCTGTACTTGAACTATCCTGATATTTGTAAATTTAATACTGATGAGCCAGAGTATCTTTATATTCAATTTTTTACTGTGCTTAACCCTAATAAGGTTCCGCCAAATGAATAA
- the typA gene encoding translational GTPase TypA — MSNATRTNLRNIAIIAHVDHGKTTLVDKLLQQAGTFSAHQQVAERVMDSNDLEKERGITILAKNASLDYKGVRVNIVDTPGHADFGGEVERVLGMVDGVLLLVDAVEGPMPQTRFVTRKALSLGLKPIVVINKIDRPGARPDWVIDQTFDLFDKLGATEEQLDFPVVYASALNGYASLEASENPGNMEALFDTVLNNVPAPVGDDEGSLQLQIAALDYNSFVGRIGIGRIRRGKIRAGQQICVAHGPDGEKKNAKINQVQVFSGLERKLVDEASAGDIVLINGIEELNIGVTICDVANPDPLPMLKVDEPTISMTFQVNTSPLAGTEGKFVTSRQIRDRLNKELLTNVALRVEDTANTDEFLVSGRGELHLTILLENMRREGFEMAVAKPHVVMKTINGETCEPYELLTIDVEEEHQGAVMEELGRRKGEMLDMSSDGKGRTRIEYRIPARGLIGFQGEFLTLTRGTGLIAHVFDDYGPVKADIPGRRNGVLISQEDGAAVAYALWNLEDRGRMFVSPGEKLYNGMIIGIHSRDNDLNVNPIKGKKLTNVRASGTDEAVRLTPPIKLTLESAIEFIDDDELVEITPQNIRLRKRHLDENERKRAAKQSLAN, encoded by the coding sequence TTGAGTAACGCAACACGCACTAATTTAAGAAATATCGCAATAATCGCCCACGTAGATCATGGGAAAACAACTTTGGTAGATAAACTCTTGCAGCAAGCAGGAACATTTTCCGCGCATCAACAGGTAGCTGAGCGGGTAATGGATAGTAATGATCTAGAAAAGGAGCGCGGTATTACAATTCTCGCAAAAAATGCTTCTTTAGATTATAAAGGAGTTCGGGTTAATATCGTGGATACTCCTGGACATGCTGATTTCGGAGGCGAAGTTGAGCGTGTACTTGGAATGGTTGATGGTGTACTTCTTTTGGTTGACGCCGTTGAAGGTCCTATGCCGCAAACCCGTTTTGTAACTAGAAAAGCACTATCACTTGGGTTAAAACCAATTGTGGTGATTAATAAAATTGATAGACCTGGTGCTCGTCCTGATTGGGTGATAGACCAGACTTTTGACTTATTTGATAAACTTGGGGCAACGGAAGAACAGCTTGATTTTCCTGTTGTTTATGCCTCTGCATTAAATGGTTATGCTTCGCTTGAAGCTTCAGAAAACCCCGGTAATATGGAGGCATTATTTGATACAGTTTTAAATAATGTGCCAGCACCAGTTGGTGATGATGAAGGCAGTTTACAGTTGCAAATTGCTGCACTAGATTACAATAGTTTTGTCGGACGAATTGGTATTGGACGAATCCGTCGTGGCAAAATCAGGGCTGGTCAGCAGATATGTGTTGCTCACGGTCCTGATGGTGAGAAAAAAAATGCAAAAATAAATCAGGTTCAAGTATTTAGCGGTTTGGAACGCAAGTTAGTAGATGAAGCTTCTGCTGGAGATATTGTTCTGATTAACGGGATAGAAGAGCTAAACATAGGTGTAACGATCTGTGATGTAGCAAATCCTGATCCATTGCCAATGTTAAAAGTTGATGAACCTACTATTAGTATGACATTTCAGGTCAATACTTCTCCACTAGCTGGAACTGAAGGTAAATTTGTAACTAGTCGTCAGATTCGCGATCGTTTGAACAAAGAGCTTCTGACAAATGTAGCATTGCGTGTAGAAGATACGGCAAATACTGATGAATTTCTTGTTTCTGGACGTGGTGAATTGCATCTTACCATCCTACTTGAAAACATGCGTCGTGAAGGCTTTGAAATGGCAGTTGCTAAGCCACATGTGGTGATGAAGACTATCAATGGTGAAACCTGTGAACCATATGAGTTGCTTACTATTGATGTAGAAGAAGAGCATCAGGGGGCAGTTATGGAAGAGCTTGGACGTCGTAAAGGTGAAATGCTTGACATGTCTAGCGATGGTAAAGGTAGAACCAGAATTGAATACCGTATTCCTGCTAGGGGTTTAATTGGTTTTCAGGGGGAGTTTCTGACTCTTACTCGTGGAACTGGTCTTATTGCACATGTATTTGATGATTATGGTCCAGTTAAAGCAGATATTCCAGGTCGTCGCAATGGCGTGCTTATTTCTCAGGAAGATGGAGCGGCAGTTGCCTATGCACTATGGAATCTGGAAGATCGGGGTAGAATGTTTGTTAGTCCTGGCGAAAAGCTTTATAATGGTATGATTATTGGTATTCATAGCCGCGATAATGATTTGAATGTTAACCCGATTAAGGGTAAAAAACTTACTAATGTTCGTGCATCAGGTACTGATGAAGCTGTTCGGCTTACTCCTCCCATTAAGCTAACTCTTGAAAGTGCGATTGAATTTATCGATGATGATGAGTTGGTTGAGATTACTCCACAAAATATTCGTTTGCGTAAACGTCATCTTGATGAGAATGAGCGTAAGCGCGCAGCAAAACAAAGTTTGGCTAATTAA
- a CDS encoding tyrosine-type recombinase/integrase: MKHVLKSTDVDKLYKNPVAGNYSDGDYLYLVVSEKGVLSFRYRVNLGNVKNWITIGRYPAVTLAYARDKALEYSKLIAQGINPKDYIERQKALSITIAKLAEEYIEHQAPLVRKNKSSLAQLVRCINSEIVAKIGTIKLSDLTSEIIHKKLIQPKIKISPAAVKRNIITLKQVIKYAYEIGYINTNPVDRINVGTLYQDRVRERVLSDIEISLLLNTTYKANIRTQWKIAVHLLLILLVRKNELLQATWDQVDFENKLFHIPINKTNKPTKVPLSESALKLFGILKELNGECESVFTGKTGKSPCHNTLNNMIRFTETVLEEPFTIHDLRRTGATKLQELGFDMIVIEAALNHEFRNKSGLSYFKHDYLDERRKMLEVWSIKVEALIPEYNNYLSTVY, encoded by the coding sequence GTGAAACATGTATTAAAATCAACAGATGTTGATAAATTATATAAAAATCCTGTAGCAGGTAATTACTCTGATGGTGATTATCTATATCTTGTAGTTAGTGAAAAAGGAGTGTTATCATTCCGTTACAGAGTAAACCTCGGTAATGTTAAAAATTGGATAACAATTGGACGTTACCCTGCTGTAACCTTGGCGTATGCTCGTGATAAAGCTTTGGAATATAGCAAGCTTATTGCACAAGGTATTAATCCTAAAGATTATATAGAACGCCAAAAAGCACTTTCTATCACAATCGCAAAGCTCGCGGAAGAGTATATTGAACATCAAGCTCCGCTGGTAAGAAAAAATAAATCTTCACTAGCTCAATTAGTTAGATGTATTAACAGCGAAATAGTAGCTAAAATCGGCACCATAAAACTTAGTGATCTTACTTCTGAGATCATTCATAAGAAATTAATTCAACCAAAAATTAAAATTAGCCCAGCCGCAGTAAAGCGTAATATCATTACATTAAAGCAAGTCATAAAGTATGCTTATGAGATTGGCTATATAAACACAAACCCTGTAGATAGAATAAATGTAGGTACTCTCTATCAAGATAGAGTTAGAGAACGAGTACTCTCCGACATTGAAATATCATTATTATTAAATACGACTTATAAAGCAAACATTCGAACCCAGTGGAAAATTGCAGTTCACCTTTTACTTATTCTATTAGTACGTAAAAATGAACTTTTACAAGCAACTTGGGATCAAGTAGATTTTGAAAACAAGTTATTTCATATTCCCATCAACAAAACAAATAAGCCAACAAAAGTTCCACTTAGTGAAAGCGCTTTGAAATTATTTGGAATTTTAAAAGAGTTAAATGGTGAATGTGAATCAGTATTTACTGGCAAAACCGGAAAAAGCCCATGCCATAATACATTAAATAACATGATAAGATTTACAGAAACAGTTTTAGAGGAACCATTCACTATCCATGACCTAAGGAGAACTGGAGCAACAAAATTGCAAGAGCTTGGTTTTGATATGATTGTTATTGAAGCAGCACTTAATCATGAATTTAGAAACAAGTCAGGGCTTAGTTATTTTAAGCATGATTATTTAGATGAGCGCCGAAAGATGCTTGAAGTGTGGTCGATTAAAGTTGAAGCGCTTATCCCTGAATATAATAATTACCTATCTACCGTATACTAA
- a CDS encoding dicarboxylate/amino acid:cation symporter, whose translation MKAARAIIISLILGILFGWLIRNVIQPNQTATASLLEYLGMASDIFIKLIKMIVAPLIFASLTLGVINIGDNAKGLGVLFARVLGLFLISSICSLFIGWFIIDLFKPGLSMTEVGKSLLEAGTTAGGKFDSSSISLSHFVKETIPDNVVNAFAGNHIIQIVIFSLFFGFALTKIDAKGRDAIRDVLDGIMHAMFAICHSVMKLVPIAVFASISNVIIKNGFGVLYTYLVFILEYYLALIIVWFAIYLLSLKVVGRKINQLISALIPPLSLSFATSSSEVAYPAVFEELENYGVREKISSFVLPMGYSFNMIGSMVYFSFAIIFITQVFGIDIAFTDKLYIFFMLLVTSKGIAGVPRASIMVISSAVTAFHFPAASVLLLLPIDAFADMGRSATNVYANAVMTTFIDKWHKD comes from the coding sequence ATGAAAGCTGCTAGAGCGATTATTATCAGTCTCATTCTGGGTATCCTGTTTGGTTGGCTAATTCGCAATGTAATTCAGCCAAATCAGACAGCTACTGCCAGCCTGCTTGAATATTTGGGCATGGCTTCAGACATATTTATCAAACTAATCAAAATGATTGTTGCACCATTAATTTTTGCCTCACTAACTCTTGGGGTGATAAATATTGGTGATAATGCTAAAGGATTAGGTGTATTATTCGCTCGGGTTTTAGGCTTATTTCTTATCTCATCAATCTGTTCGTTATTTATTGGCTGGTTCATCATTGATTTATTCAAGCCGGGTCTATCAATGACAGAAGTAGGTAAAAGTTTGCTTGAAGCAGGAACAACTGCTGGTGGAAAATTTGATTCATCATCAATTTCGTTATCTCACTTTGTAAAAGAGACTATTCCAGATAACGTGGTTAATGCTTTTGCTGGTAACCATATTATTCAAATTGTAATCTTTTCACTGTTTTTTGGCTTCGCACTAACTAAAATTGATGCTAAAGGTCGCGATGCAATCCGTGACGTACTTGATGGCATTATGCATGCCATGTTTGCAATTTGTCATTCAGTAATGAAACTAGTTCCAATTGCAGTATTTGCCTCAATTTCCAATGTAATTATCAAAAATGGGTTTGGGGTTCTTTATACTTATCTGGTATTTATTCTTGAATACTACCTAGCATTAATTATTGTTTGGTTTGCAATTTATCTTCTGTCACTAAAAGTGGTTGGACGTAAAATTAATCAACTAATATCAGCACTTATTCCACCACTATCATTATCATTTGCAACCTCATCCTCAGAAGTTGCCTACCCTGCTGTATTTGAAGAGCTTGAAAACTATGGGGTGCGTGAGAAAATCAGTAGTTTTGTACTACCGATGGGATACTCATTTAACATGATAGGATCAATGGTATATTTCAGCTTTGCAATTATTTTCATCACTCAAGTCTTTGGAATTGATATTGCATTCACTGACAAGTTATACATATTCTTTATGTTGTTAGTTACATCTAAAGGTATTGCTGGGGTACCTCGTGCTTCAATTATGGTAATCTCTTCAGCAGTAACAGCCTTTCACTTCCCTGCGGCAAGTGTATTACTATTATTACCAATTGATGCTTTTGCGGATATGGGGCGAAGTGCAACCAATGTCTATGCTAATGCAGTAATGACAACCTTTATTGACAAATGGCATAAGGATTAA
- a CDS encoding LPS-assembly protein LptD — translation MTYHKQKLLIILGFANYCSYAAGDVWSFLGQSKLQESQPLVCGLADDAWIDQSGPDYVKYPRVESETLFLTADTINGQNKGNQIAQGNVVGYKGNQTFSADWLIYNQPAGRVTTGDNMVLTRQYDVITGQQADYYLDLYKGTFTKANIYFESGNLSGAGESINVYDKNHLGISNGYFTGCDPNDPAWYIKSQNINVNYQDASGTARNATMYFESVPIFATPYMSFPLGQRKSGWLTPQFGGTSTSGFMASDPYYWNMAPNYDMTITPYIWANQGVMVSDQFRYMTESNVGSIYTEQLPYNWGTTVPNSYRYYWSLNDIYTPVNQLQMGYKYNVVSDSNYFNDFGNFYSVTDNVNLEQSVFANYTPTWGNAGIKLLNYQTLQPYGYASTVPIYSSYPAINFNVKPQDIGEGFKGALTSNYTYFYSPAMQSGQRTYLYPSITYPMQATWGYSTPKIGYNYTYYNLGEAPNVANSSMQVQRALPVVSLDNGLYFDRPMQLGGGGNFTQTLEPRLYYLYIPQNNQANLPDFDTATATYNYNQLFSENRFTGFDRINSANDVTIGGTTRILNDSNGMELMNFSAGYRYYITEQNNFLYGNQTQYAQLFLPNPNLIAELNNNWTRKFSTSASFQYSTVYNTVDAYSAGFKFNPEDYKVLNVRFRYQYQLPLFFYGWTPGQALTANGATFENQYALDVSGQWPIYDDKLFAVGRSNYDFTMSQFLNLVGGVEYNGGCWTVSAVYEQFTFNVNQTQIGYFLQFSLKGIGGVGTGDPTSDLKTNVPGYMPISQPQFTGF, via the coding sequence ATGACTTATCACAAGCAGAAATTACTCATCATTCTTGGCTTTGCCAACTATTGCAGCTATGCCGCTGGGGATGTATGGTCATTTCTTGGGCAGAGCAAATTGCAAGAATCCCAGCCTTTAGTTTGCGGCTTGGCTGATGATGCATGGATTGATCAATCTGGACCAGATTATGTCAAATACCCACGAGTTGAGTCGGAAACACTGTTTTTAACTGCGGATACCATTAATGGACAAAATAAAGGTAATCAGATAGCTCAGGGTAATGTTGTTGGCTACAAGGGGAACCAGACATTTTCTGCAGATTGGCTAATTTATAATCAGCCAGCTGGTAGGGTTACTACTGGGGACAATATGGTTCTAACCAGACAGTACGATGTTATTACTGGTCAGCAGGCAGATTATTACCTTGATTTATATAAGGGCACGTTTACCAAAGCTAATATTTACTTCGAAAGTGGTAATCTTTCTGGGGCTGGGGAGAGCATTAATGTCTATGATAAAAATCATTTAGGTATTAGTAATGGCTATTTTACTGGCTGTGATCCCAATGATCCTGCGTGGTATATAAAGTCACAAAATATAAATGTAAACTATCAGGATGCAAGTGGTACCGCCAGAAATGCTACCATGTATTTTGAGTCCGTGCCAATTTTTGCTACTCCCTATATGAGTTTTCCTTTGGGGCAGCGTAAATCAGGGTGGCTAACTCCGCAGTTTGGTGGTACTTCTACTTCAGGGTTTATGGCCTCTGATCCGTATTACTGGAATATGGCACCAAATTATGATATGACGATTACGCCGTACATCTGGGCTAATCAGGGGGTTATGGTTTCTGATCAGTTTCGCTATATGACTGAATCAAACGTAGGTAGTATCTATACCGAGCAGCTTCCGTACAATTGGGGAACAACAGTACCAAATAGTTATCGCTATTATTGGAGTCTTAACGATATTTATACTCCAGTTAATCAGTTACAAATGGGATATAAATATAACGTAGTATCTGATAGCAACTATTTTAATGATTTTGGAAATTTTTATTCGGTAACGGATAATGTCAACCTAGAACAAAGTGTTTTTGCCAACTACACGCCAACTTGGGGTAATGCTGGGATTAAATTACTTAATTACCAGACCTTACAACCTTATGGTTATGCTTCAACCGTACCAATATACTCTTCTTACCCAGCGATAAATTTCAATGTAAAACCACAAGATATTGGTGAGGGTTTTAAAGGGGCATTAACCAGTAATTATACCTATTTTTATAGTCCGGCAATGCAAAGCGGTCAACGTACTTACTTATATCCGAGTATAACCTATCCAATGCAGGCGACTTGGGGGTATTCAACGCCAAAAATTGGTTATAATTATACCTATTATAATCTTGGTGAAGCACCAAATGTTGCCAACAGTTCAATGCAAGTGCAGCGTGCATTACCAGTTGTTTCACTGGATAACGGTTTATATTTTGATCGACCAATGCAACTTGGTGGTGGCGGAAATTTTACTCAGACGCTTGAACCACGATTATATTACCTGTATATTCCACAGAATAATCAAGCAAATTTACCTGATTTTGATACCGCAACAGCTACTTATAATTATAATCAGTTATTTAGTGAAAACCGCTTTACTGGTTTTGACCGGATAAATTCAGCAAATGATGTGACTATTGGCGGTACTACCAGAATACTAAACGATTCAAATGGTATGGAATTAATGAATTTTAGTGCCGGATACAGATATTATATTACGGAACAAAATAATTTTCTTTACGGTAATCAGACGCAGTATGCTCAATTGTTTTTGCCAAATCCGAATCTTATAGCCGAATTAAATAATAACTGGACCAGAAAATTTTCTACTTCAGCAAGCTTTCAATATTCAACCGTTTATAATACAGTAGATGCTTATAGTGCAGGATTTAAATTTAATCCAGAAGACTATAAAGTTTTGAATGTAAGATTCCGTTATCAATATCAACTACCGCTTTTCTTTTATGGATGGACACCTGGGCAGGCGCTAACAGCGAATGGTGCTACATTTGAAAATCAATATGCACTGGATGTTTCCGGACAATGGCCAATATACGATGATAAGCTTTTTGCTGTTGGACGAAGCAACTATGATTTCACTATGAGTCAGTTTTTGAATCTGGTGGGTGGTGTTGAATATAATGGTGGTTGCTGGACAGTTAGTGCAGTTTATGAGCAGTTTACCTTTAACGTGAATCAGACACAGATTGGCTATTTCTTACAATTTTCTTTAAAAGGTATCGGTGGTGTTGGTACCGGAGATCCTACTTCAGATCTGAAGACAAATGTTCCTGGATATATGCCAATTTCTCAACCACAATTTACAGGGTTTTAG
- the mnmE gene encoding tRNA uridine-5-carboxymethylaminomethyl(34) synthesis GTPase MnmE: protein MNYTRDNIVAIASGTGYAGVGIIRISGYDLFPIIEAISGKKNLKPRYAQYCNFYDDKNEILDSGILIYFDNPKSFTGEDVVELQTHGSPVVLNMLLKYCISLGCRHAQPGEFTKRAYLNGKLDLLQAESIADLIHAESEASAKGAIKSLRGEFSHFINAINERLINLRMFVEASLDFPDEDIEFVANAKIKEKLEVIRNEIHPLLKTTRQGVFLNNGVNTVIIGQPNVGKSSLLNVIANEEVAIVTDIAGTTRDIVKQKIIIDGIPFNIIDTAGIRQTEDAVEKIGIERAIHAISEADICIILIDSRSGIMAEDKLILEYVPDHVKKIYVHNKIDLSGEVPRISVEAEKTNIYISAKHKAGIDELRKYLLDTVGFESATESLFIARTRHLNAMQKAVSHINTAFVHWEELEILAEELRYAHTALGEITGEFSADDLLGEIFSKFCIGK from the coding sequence ATGAATTACACACGAGATAATATTGTTGCAATCGCTTCTGGGACAGGATATGCCGGAGTAGGAATTATCCGCATTTCAGGGTATGACCTATTCCCAATAATCGAAGCCATCTCCGGCAAAAAGAATCTTAAACCACGTTATGCGCAGTATTGTAATTTCTACGATGACAAAAATGAAATTCTTGACTCGGGAATCTTAATTTATTTTGACAACCCAAAATCCTTTACTGGTGAAGATGTCGTTGAATTACAAACACATGGAAGCCCCGTTGTTCTAAATATGCTATTAAAGTATTGTATTTCATTAGGTTGCAGACATGCACAGCCTGGCGAATTTACCAAACGAGCATACCTCAACGGAAAGCTTGATCTACTTCAGGCAGAAAGCATTGCCGATCTTATTCATGCAGAAAGTGAAGCCAGTGCAAAGGGCGCAATTAAGTCATTGCGTGGCGAATTCTCCCATTTCATAAATGCGATTAATGAACGTCTAATCAATCTTAGAATGTTTGTTGAAGCAAGTCTTGATTTTCCTGATGAAGATATTGAGTTTGTTGCCAACGCAAAAATTAAGGAAAAACTGGAAGTAATTCGCAATGAAATTCATCCACTATTAAAAACCACCAGACAAGGTGTTTTCCTAAATAATGGTGTTAATACTGTGATTATCGGACAACCGAATGTTGGTAAATCCAGTCTGTTAAATGTAATTGCAAATGAAGAAGTTGCAATTGTGACAGATATAGCAGGAACAACCCGCGATATTGTAAAACAGAAAATCATTATTGATGGAATACCTTTTAATATTATTGATACTGCGGGAATTAGACAGACAGAAGATGCCGTTGAAAAAATAGGTATAGAGCGCGCCATTCATGCTATTAGTGAAGCGGACATCTGTATTATCCTGATAGATAGCAGATCTGGAATTATGGCGGAGGATAAATTAATTTTAGAGTATGTCCCGGACCACGTAAAGAAAATTTATGTTCACAATAAGATTGATCTATCTGGTGAGGTTCCTCGTATATCAGTAGAAGCAGAGAAAACCAATATTTACATCTCGGCAAAACACAAAGCAGGAATTGATGAACTACGCAAATATTTATTGGATACAGTTGGTTTTGAATCTGCAACCGAAAGCTTATTTATTGCAAGAACGCGACATCTTAATGCCATGCAAAAAGCAGTGTCCCATATCAATACTGCATTTGTGCACTGGGAGGAACTTGAGATTCTTGCTGAAGAATTACGTTATGCCCACACTGCGTTGGGTGAGATTACCGGAGAATTTAGTGCCGATGATTTATTAGGTGAGATATTCAGTAAATTCTGTATCGGAAAGTAG
- the pdxA gene encoding 4-hydroxythreonine-4-phosphate dehydrogenase PdxA, whose product MNKKPLICITTGEPAGIGPEICLDLINSPYVDSHNLLLIGDVHLLNKRAKSLGKDVDFIIISNPDDFPVLKYGQLAVLHVDCPDHNCIGRPLAINASYVLNTLDIAIDLCKKGASKVIVTAPVNKDVLNQGAIDFIGHTEYFAEKFGVKKVVMMLANNLLRVALLTTHIPLAKVPSQITPENLDSAIQIIHDSFTSNFNQPQPRIAVCGLNPHAGENGYLGMEEINIINPVIEKWQQVGYLVSGSYPADTIFNRASEFDVILAMYHDQGLPVLKYSGFETGVNITLGLPIIRTSVDHGTALDLAGKGLASSVSLHSAIEIAIQLSFTSG is encoded by the coding sequence ATGAATAAGAAGCCATTAATTTGTATTACAACTGGGGAACCCGCAGGAATTGGTCCCGAAATTTGCCTTGATCTAATTAATTCTCCTTATGTTGATAGTCATAATTTATTATTGATCGGAGATGTTCATCTTCTTAATAAACGGGCGAAATCTTTGGGTAAAGATGTTGATTTCATTATAATTAGTAATCCCGATGATTTTCCAGTCTTGAAATATGGGCAGTTGGCAGTGCTGCATGTTGACTGTCCTGATCATAACTGTATTGGTAGACCATTAGCTATTAATGCCAGCTATGTTTTAAATACTCTTGATATTGCAATAGATCTTTGTAAAAAGGGCGCGAGTAAAGTAATTGTTACTGCTCCGGTTAATAAGGATGTATTAAATCAAGGAGCAATTGATTTTATTGGGCATACTGAGTATTTTGCCGAAAAATTTGGTGTAAAAAAAGTCGTGATGATGCTGGCTAATAACCTATTACGTGTGGCATTACTAACTACGCATATACCATTGGCAAAAGTTCCCTCTCAGATTACTCCTGAAAATTTAGATTCAGCAATCCAAATAATTCATGATAGTTTTACAAGTAATTTTAATCAGCCTCAACCGCGAATTGCAGTTTGTGGTTTAAATCCCCATGCTGGTGAAAATGGTTATCTTGGCATGGAAGAGATTAATATAATCAATCCGGTTATAGAAAAATGGCAGCAAGTTGGTTACTTAGTTTCGGGTTCTTACCCGGCGGATACTATTTTTAATCGGGCTTCTGAATTTGATGTTATTCTTGCTATGTATCATGATCAAGGTTTACCAGTGTTGAAATATTCAGGATTTGAAACTGGTGTGAATATTACTTTAGGTTTACCCATTATTAGAACCTCGGTTGATCATGGTACTGCACTTGATCTTGCCGGAAAAGGACTGGCTTCATCTGTAAGCTTGCATTCTGCCATTGAGATTGCTATTCAACTTTCATTTACTTCGGGGTAA
- a CDS encoding peptidylprolyl isomerase, translating into MPQIVKQYHVRHILIKVNELTSDEEAHQKINSIRDQLIKDNGNTAKQNKDFIDLAKRYSEDTSSIKGGDIGWVSKGDTVPQFEQAMLKTPVGQISEPVRSPFGWHLLEVTETRDSNLANDKEKAEIRQELREMKAQMLYTEWVRNLREMAYVKLNDN; encoded by the coding sequence ATGCCGCAAATTGTCAAGCAGTACCATGTTAGGCATATTCTTATAAAGGTTAATGAATTAACCAGTGATGAAGAGGCTCATCAGAAGATTAATTCAATCCGTGATCAATTAATCAAGGATAATGGAAATACCGCCAAACAAAATAAAGATTTTATTGATTTGGCTAAACGGTATTCAGAAGACACCAGCAGTATTAAAGGTGGTGATATAGGCTGGGTTAGTAAAGGGGACACAGTTCCTCAGTTTGAGCAAGCAATGTTAAAAACTCCTGTTGGGCAAATCAGTGAACCAGTTCGAAGCCCATTTGGTTGGCATCTTCTTGAAGTTACTGAAACACGTGATAGTAATCTTGCTAATGACAAAGAAAAGGCGGAGATTCGTCAGGAGTTAAGAGAAATGAAGGCGCAAATGCTTTATACTGAATGGGTGCGCAACCTACGTGAGATGGCTTATGTAAAGCTTAATGATAACTAA